GGAAATGTAAGTCTTGCCATAAACTAATTCGTAGTTGTCCCAATTGAGGGTGAGCTACTTCTACACTTTCAATTGCTGGCGTCCAAGTGGTGGAATCATTCAGTTTAAACTTATTTCCATGTAGGCGAGGACGTCCTTTCCCACAATAACTTGGCGGCGCAGTCCATAAACATAGATTAGAACGCAGACGAATTAATTTGTCTGCTGGAATATTAGCCGTCTTAAGTATGAAAGGGGCGCATCCATATTCGCTATCCCACAAAGAAATCGGCCTAGTGGGTAAGTATTTACACACCTGTTTTAGCTGCCATACGGCTTTATTGATCGGATTTTCCCAGCTGGTAATTCGTTCGTGTCTTAATGGTATTGCCCAACTACCGGAATCTTCTGGTATCCACGCAATGGTACTGTATCCCTGACCGATGGTAATCGGTCGATTCCCATTCACAGCAGTTGCTTGGTGTTCAACTGTTCTTTCTTGTAGTGTTTGTGCATCTTCTCTGGGCCAAACTGTGTGGTCACCTGCTAATATTGGGCGTACATCTGTTGGCATCTGTTCGATGTAAAGACGCATCAGCTTGTTACGCTGTGGCCTACAATCTTGTAGAGCCTCATAGACACTTGGCCAAGACCGTCGAAACACTGGTGATAATGATAGATCTGCTAGACACTGAGCATGACGGGTGAACAGGATAGCATCTGTCAGTTCAAATGTAGCATCCTTGGCTTTGGTTAAATGTTCATAAGCGGCTTGACGAAAAGCTTTTAGTTTGTCAGCTTTAATCATTATGTAGATGCTAGTTGGTGGTACAACTTTTAGCTTCTACCAGACTGGAGTACCTGTGTCATTAGTACACTTGTACTTCAGCTTTGCTCAACTTTTATCTATCGAGTCGATCGCGTCAGTAAAACTTTACTCTTAGGAGTTTAGACATCGCACCTGCGGTGCGATAGTCTAAACTCCAGTTATTATGAACCAGCCCAAAAGAATAGCAGACCCAGAAAAATTCAAGCGCATTCAGCAACGCTTTCAGGAAGTTAACCGCCAGCTTGATATTTGGAATTTGAAATTGGAACAATTAAATGCAATGATGGAAATAGAATTGTGTCAACAACGGTTAGAAAGAATTGAGAGAAGAAAGAAGCTATCCATCGCGTCAGAAACTAAAGAGTGATTGTGTGGGTAGGAATATTAATCGATCTTTGTACCAGATCGCCTTTGTAGGGGCGAAGCATTCGGGCGACAATTTCTTACACAAACCCAAAAATTATATGTCCGAATGCTTCGCCCTCTCGGGTTAAAGCGAGGCGACAATTTCTTACACAAAACGGAAGATTATATGTCCGAATGTTTCACTCTCTCCAGGTTACATTACGCCGACAAATCCTTACATAAAACCAAATATTTTTTATCCAAACTCTTCGCCATGTTCCGGTTAAGATTCCGCGCCAAGACAGGGCGAAGCATTGCGGAATAGAAATTTTCGCCATTCCAATTCAATTTATCGCCGCAATGCTTCGCCCCTACAACATTAACAAAATCGATATTTTCAGACCAACCTCAACCATAAACGGCTACAATCGAGGATAACTGTAACTCCAGGGTGCAGCTGATGTTCAAAAAGATTGGGCGCTGGCTAAAAAGATTGTGGCAGCAGTTGTTTTTGCCGTCACGCATCCGTAGGGACAATACACCAGCTACCGCTAAGGCAGGTAAGAGGAAAGCACCTCGGCGCAGCGATGCAGAATATGAAAGTTTGTTTTTGCAACTGCTGGATAGGGAGGGAGAAAATCCGAGTCGGCAGAATATTAAAAGTTTTTTGTTTACCAAACTTGTTGATGAAGATGAGTTGGCGGCGTGGTTGCGTGGCTTTGGCAGCAAGTTGTTGGAATCACCCGAATCCCATCGGAAATTAGCGCGGCGGATGGTGCAACTGGGTAAGGTTGCTGGTGGGGAATTGGGAGATGTGGCGGGAGAAATTGGCAGGGAATTGTTGGGAAATTCAGAAACTCAAACAAGTATTGTCGCCACATCTGTTATCTCAAGTGTTGATAAGCAAATTGCCAATACAACAATTTCGGTTTCTGATAATGTTCCAGTAGATGTAGGTGGGAAAGTTCTAGAGTCGTTCATACGAGGCGCTCATGGTGTTCCAGTAGATGTAGATGGGGAAGCTGTAGAGTGGTTTAAGCGAGCCTTTGATCAATATGATGCTGGTAATATTCAGGCGGCAGTTGGTTGCTTTCAACGAGTGATCGAGATTTACCCTAACTTCTACAATGGTTGGGAATTTTTGGGCGATATGCTGAAGAAGTTAGGGCAGCACCAAGAAGCGATCGAAGCTTATCAACGGGCGATCGAGATTTCCCCTAACTTCCACCGAGCCTGGAATAGTTTGGGCAATGCGCTGGTAGACTTAGGGCAGTACCAAGAAGCAATTGACGCTTATCAACAGGCGATCGAGATTTCCCCTAACAACCACGATTCCTGGTCTGGTTTGGGCAATGCGCTGTATAGCTTAGGGCAGTACCAAGAAGCGATCGAAGCTTATCAACGGGCGATCGAGATTTCCCCTAACTTCCACGATGCCCGCAATGGTTTGGGCAATACCCTGAAGAACTTAGGGCACTACCAACAAAAAATGGAAGCTTTTCAACGGTCGATCGAGATTGTGCTTGACTTCCACAATGCCTGGTATGGTTTGGGCAATGCGCTGTATAACTTAGGGCAGTACCAACAATCAATCGAAGCCTTTCAACGGGCGATAGACATTTCCCCTAACTTTCACCAAGCCTGGAATAGTTTGGGCGCTACGCTGGAAAAGTTAGGGCGGTACCAACAAGCAATCGAAGCCTTTCAACGGGCGATCGACATTTCCCCTAACTACCACA
This sequence is a window from Aerosakkonema funiforme FACHB-1375. Protein-coding genes within it:
- a CDS encoding transposase codes for the protein MIKADKLKAFRQAAYEHLTKAKDATFELTDAILFTRHAQCLADLSLSPVFRRSWPSVYEALQDCRPQRNKLMRLYIEQMPTDVRPILAGDHTVWPREDAQTLQERTVEHQATAVNGNRPITIGQGYSTIAWIPEDSGSWAIPLRHERITSWENPINKAVWQLKQVCKYLPTRPISLWDSEYGCAPFILKTANIPADKLIRLRSNLCLWTAPPSYCGKGRPRLHGNKFKLNDSTTWTPAIESVEVAHPQLGQLRISLWQDLHF